One genomic segment of Paenibacillus durus includes these proteins:
- a CDS encoding pilus assembly protein N-terminal domain-containing protein, with product MKTKVKWRIQMILLAFAVLVSLSVTPEAYGYFNRGTVQLSLGSTSAEVKVGSSTTISATLSPDSYTGVIGCGQAICPQQCNGMCGDEVTGQCQCAGPGQKTEEARATVSVANPFIASASYSSGTITIRGKSAGTTTITVTGTLWQHTSSSPETISVTVEEESTGGQDPEPENPGGGSGQDPVTPSSKPNPDPEPPSEAGPSAPAEANPYVPVNPVPAEEPSYAPQPSYAAEPVNNTGGGAVVTYPSPGVSTPAPNAYAPQYTPSPAPAGQPSGTAASPAAGSQPAPYRPVYVQNAPQPSSAPVLPAPSADVVAPFPAGGQGSPGSAGGSAAGNIAGGGNAPFSSGAISAQTGFSAGNGGGGKPYVSAAKPYVAVIAPYVPLVSVLGSGISKEEQQEVISKMQALAPVAPKPLAGTSAVGGQIQAAPTAEASGADQPETKSMETMRGPMKMITLTDTGIPTGKAAMEGAKEKKERLIFQKLDESSNVLYSWTFEGETIETPEDINFHIDFPETAPVLKKAASSLVKPFYISFAHDGKLPGPAEIYINTGSRFSDADNLTLYLLDAEKGRLVPAATNLNVQAGYVSFTISHNSDYVLAVGAPSYSSGSMVTVVAVAVLLILAAAAAALILNGMKRRRSFKEAA from the coding sequence ATGAAAACCAAAGTAAAGTGGAGAATCCAAATGATCTTGCTTGCCTTCGCTGTGCTGGTGTCGCTGTCCGTTACGCCCGAAGCTTACGGTTATTTTAACCGGGGAACGGTTCAGCTCTCACTCGGAAGCACATCGGCGGAGGTCAAGGTCGGATCGTCCACAACCATCTCGGCTACGCTGAGCCCGGATTCGTATACCGGCGTCATCGGCTGCGGACAGGCCATCTGTCCCCAGCAGTGCAACGGGATGTGCGGGGATGAGGTAACCGGGCAATGCCAGTGCGCCGGACCAGGCCAAAAGACGGAAGAAGCCCGCGCGACCGTCAGTGTCGCCAATCCGTTCATCGCATCGGCTTCCTATTCGAGCGGAACCATCACGATTAGGGGGAAATCGGCAGGAACCACGACAATAACGGTAACCGGCACGCTGTGGCAGCATACCTCTTCTTCGCCGGAGACGATTTCCGTAACGGTTGAGGAAGAAAGTACAGGCGGACAAGATCCGGAGCCGGAGAACCCGGGCGGCGGTTCGGGCCAGGATCCGGTTACCCCTAGCTCGAAGCCGAACCCAGACCCGGAACCACCTTCCGAGGCTGGACCTTCCGCTCCAGCGGAAGCAAATCCTTACGTACCGGTGAATCCTGTTCCGGCCGAGGAACCGAGTTACGCGCCTCAGCCGTCCTATGCGGCGGAACCCGTAAATAATACGGGAGGCGGCGCCGTTGTCACCTATCCGAGTCCCGGCGTGAGCACCCCGGCTCCGAATGCGTATGCTCCGCAGTATACGCCGAGTCCGGCTCCGGCCGGGCAGCCGTCGGGGACCGCTGCATCACCGGCCGCAGGGTCGCAGCCCGCGCCTTACCGGCCCGTATATGTGCAGAACGCGCCTCAGCCTTCATCGGCACCGGTTCTGCCTGCACCTTCGGCTGACGTCGTTGCGCCATTCCCGGCTGGAGGCCAGGGAAGTCCAGGATCCGCAGGCGGCAGTGCGGCCGGCAATATTGCAGGCGGCGGGAATGCTCCTTTCTCCAGCGGCGCGATCAGCGCACAGACCGGATTCTCGGCAGGCAATGGCGGCGGAGGCAAGCCCTACGTAAGTGCGGCCAAGCCGTATGTGGCGGTCATTGCGCCTTATGTCCCGCTCGTATCCGTTCTGGGATCGGGGATCAGCAAGGAAGAACAGCAGGAGGTCATCTCCAAGATGCAGGCGCTGGCTCCGGTGGCTCCGAAGCCGCTTGCCGGAACGTCCGCTGTGGGTGGACAAATCCAGGCGGCTCCGACTGCTGAAGCCTCAGGAGCGGATCAGCCGGAAACGAAGAGCATGGAAACCATGCGCGGACCGATGAAGATGATTACCTTAACCGACACGGGTATACCGACAGGTAAAGCCGCGATGGAAGGGGCCAAGGAGAAGAAAGAGCGCCTTATCTTCCAAAAGCTGGACGAGAGCAGCAATGTCCTCTACTCCTGGACCTTTGAAGGGGAAACGATTGAGACGCCGGAGGATATCAACTTCCACATCGATTTCCCGGAGACCGCTCCCGTATTGAAGAAGGCGGCTTCTTCGCTGGTCAAGCCATTCTATATTTCCTTCGCCCATGACGGCAAGCTGCCCGGTCCGGCCGAGATTTATATCAATACCGGCAGCCGGTTCAGCGATGCGGACAACTTGACGCTCTATCTGCTCGATGCGGAGAAAGGGCGGCTGGTTCCGGCGGCGACGAATCTGAATGTACAGGCGGGCTATGTCTCTTTTACAATCAGCCATAATTCGGATTATGTTCTGGCCGTAGGCGCTCCATCGTATTCATCCGGCAGTATGGTTACCGT